Within Gemmatimonadales bacterium, the genomic segment CGCGGCGGTTCTTGCCGCGGTCGTCGGATTGGCCGGTACCCGGTGGCAGCCAGCCGCGGCGCAGGCAGCGTCGACCGCGCCTTCGGCGAGCCCCCGGCCGCCGGTCTTTCCGCAGCTCTATCCGGTGACCCCCGAAGACGTGAATTTCGTGACCGGGATGATCGCACATCACTCGCAGGCGATCGTGATGGCCAAGTGGGCGCCGACGCACGGTGCGAGCGAGGACATCCAGACCCTCTGCTCCCGGATCATCAACGCGCAGACGGACGAGATCGCGCTGATGCAGCGATGGCTGCAGGACCGCCATCAGCCGGTTCCCGAGGCGAAGCCGGTGCCGATGAAGATGATGATGAACGGTGTCGAGACCGAAATGCTCATGCCGGGGATGCTGACCGACGAGCAGATGAAGCAGCTTGATGCCGCGCGTGGAACCGATTTCGACCATCTCTTTCTTCGTTTCATGATTCAGCATCACCGTGGCGCGGTGCAGATGGTCACCGATCTCTTTGCCGCGGGCGCAGGGCAGGATGAAGGGGTCTTCAAGATGGCCAACGATATCCAGGCCGATCAGACCACGGAAATCAACCGGATGGCCAGAATGTTTCTCACCATGCCAGGGGTATGACGATGACACTCTCGATGCACCGAACGGTTCTTGGACTCGCGGTCGCAGCGGCTGCGGTTCTCACCATCCCCGCGGCGGGGCAGGCGCCGAATCCCGACCCGCGGGTCGGATTGCGCGGCGGCAAGCTCGACACCAACGGCGTGGTCGAGCCCGCAGCGATGGCCGCGTGGAACATGCGGCTCCTCTCGAATACCACGCCGCCGGCGCCGTTTCTCGGCAAGACCAACGCCGACCTCGCCTTCTCCGGGAAGTACGTGATCCAGGGGAACTACGGCGGGCCGCTGCTGTGGGATATCTCCGATCCCGCACATCCGGTGCTGGCAAAGACCGATCTCTGCCCCGCGTCGCAGGACGACGTCTCGATCTACAAGAACCTGATGTTCGTGTCGAGCGAGTCGAATACCGGCCGCCTCGATTGCGGCGCCGGCGGTACCGGCCGCGATTCGGTATCGTCGGAGCGGATGCGCGGCGTGCGCATCTTCGACGTCAGCGACATCAACAATCCGAAGTACGTCGCCAACGTCCAGACCTGCCGCGGTTCGCACACGCACACCGTGGTGAATGATCTGCACGATCCGGCAAACGTATACGTCTATGTGTCGGGACAGGCGCAGGTGCGGCCGTCGTCGGAACTCGCTGGCTGCGTGAGTGATTCGCCCGACAAGAATCCCAATTCCGCGCGCTTCCGGATCGAAGTGATCAAGGTGCCGCTGGCGCATCCGGAGCAGGCGGCGATCGTCAACTCGCCGCGCATCTTCAACGATCTTGCCGCCCCGCCGACCCATGGCGAAGCGGCCCTCGAGATCGCGGCGCTCGACTCCGCGCGGCGCGTCGGCGCGTTCATCGCCGAAATCGGGACGCAGCACATCGTGCTCCCGCCGGCGTTCGTGAAGCCGCAGCTCGACAGCGTGGTCAAGGCACGCGGCGGCACCGGCGCACCGACCAAGGCCGACAGTGATGCCTTCCGGGCGTACCTGCCGACCTTCATCAACAAGCTCACCGGCGGCGGCGGCGGCAAGCCGACCGGTCCGGACCAGTGCCACGACATCACCGTCTATCCGTCGATCGGGTACGCCGGTGGTGCCTGTGCGGGATACGGACTCCTCCTCGACATCAAGAACCCGGCGAACCCGGTGCGCGTCGATGCGGCGTCGGATTCGAATTTCTCGTACTGGCATTCGGCGACCTTCAACAACGACGGCACCAAGCTCCTCTTCTCGGATGAATGGGGCGGTGGCGGCGCGCCGAAGTGCCGCGCCAGCGATCCGAAGGACTGGGGTGCCGACGCGATCTTCACGATGAAGGACGGCAAGCTCACGTTCCAGAGCTATTACAAGATGCCGGCGGCGCAGACCTCGCTCGAGAACTGCGTGGCGCACAACGGCTCGCTGATTCCGATCCCCGGCCGCGACGTGATGGTGCAGGCGTGGTACCAGGGTGGCGTGTCGGTGTTCGACTGGACCGATGGCGCGCATCCGAAGGAGATCGCCTTCTTCGATCGCGGGCCGGTCGATTCGAGCTCGTTCCAGATGGGCGGCTCGTGGTCGGCATACTGGTACAACGGCCGCATCTACTCGTCGGAAATCGCGCGCGGCCTCGACATCTTCGAGTTGACGCCGAGCCCGATGCTGTCGGAAAATGAAATTGCTGCGGCGCGCACGGTGCACGTCGACCAGCTCAACGTCCAGGACCAGCCGAAGTACAGCTGGCCGGCGACGTTCGCGCTGTCGGGCGCGTACCTCGACCAGCTCGAGCGGGACCACGGTCAGTCGGCGGCGAAGATCGCCTCGGCGCGCACCGGCCTGGCGAGTGCGGAGAAGTTGCAGGGTGCCGCACGGAAGGCCGCGTTGACGAAGCTGGCAACGCAGCTGCACAGCGATGCCACCAGCGCCACCGACCAGACGAAGGCGCATACCTTCGCGACGTCGGTGCAGGAGCTGGCAGCCGCGACGAAGTAACGATCAGCAGCTTGGTCGGCAGACAAGAACCCGGGGGTCGCGGAGTACCGCGGCCCCCGGGTTCGCTCTATACAACCACTACCGGTCTAGCGCCCGGTACCGCAACCCGTGACGGGAACGGTCACAGGCAGCAAGTCCCCTCCCCCAACTCGTTTCCGCTCGGCGTCGAGGTCCCCGATTCGCTGAACCTGGACTTGATTCAACTTGACAAGCGCCCGTTGGAGATCAGCGCAATTACCGTTGACCGCCGCAAGCACGCTTGCTGTCGGCATGACCTCGCCGTATTCCATGTCAGTGAGTCGACGAGCAAGATCGCGATTGAGGGAACCGAATCCTCCTTGCGGTGCGTTGGCGAGCAGTGTGAGCGTTGAATCGAACGACCGCGCCGCTGCGCGAAGCGCAGGATCACCACTCTTGATGTCGGACGCCAACCAGTCGTGAAAATGGGCGACTGTCATGAATCCCTTGTTGCTTGCCTCCAGCCCTGCACTCATCCTCCGCTCGAACGCGACCTGCGCCACGATCGCGGCCTGCGACACCGGGACACGCGGATCCGGCGTGACAGCAAAGGTCCGGGTGAGGTGCTGATCGCCGGCACTCAAGGTCACGGTGTACCGCCCCGGTGCGATCATCGGCCCCATCGGCACAGTGCGCGGCGTGTTACCCGGAATCGCATGCCACGAGACGGTGAATTCGGTGTAGTCGAGCAGCGTCCCGGTGTAACCGTAGTTCAACACGCTCGGCGACGGATAGCGGAGATCCCACGCGAAGCGATGCATCCCCGGTTCGGTGGAGAGAATTGTCGCCGGCTTGATCCAGTACGGCGGCACGTTGATCATCGTGGTGTCGGGCGGAGGCGCCGCATTACTGAACTCGCGGATCACGTGCCCGGCGGGATCGGAGAAGGTGACGGTGATCGGACCGCGCACCGGCGCCTTGAGGAAGTAATCGATGATCACCCCTTCCGGCGGATTCTGCCCCACCGTCACCTCGGGCGGAAGCGGTGTGTCCTGGGTGTTGTCCCAGCGGGCATGCGTCGCGCTCTCGGGGCGATAGAGGAAGGCATCACCGGTGGCCGCCACGACATCGTGCGCCTGCCGCAGCGGCGTCACGTCGTCGAGAATCCAGAAGCCGCGGCCGTACGTCGAGATCACCAGGTCGCTCCCGTGCACCGTCATATCGCTGATGACAGTGGTCGGCAGATTGATCTGCAACGACTGCCAGTGATCGCCGCGATCGAACGAGACCCAGGTACCGGTCACGGTGCCGGCGTAGAGCAGATCGGGATTGACCGGGTCCTCGCGCATCACGCGCGCAGTGCCGCCGTCAGCGATGCCGTTGTCGATCTCCTTCCAGGTCGTGCCGAAGTCGGCGGTGCGATAGAGGTGGGGATGATTGTCACGCGACAGCAGCGCCACGTAGGCGGTGCCGTCAACGCTGTGTGAAGGGTCGATGGTGTTGATCCCGCCTGCCGGCATTCCCGGCGGCGTGACGTCGTGCCAGGTGAGGCCGCCATCGCGGGTCATCTGCACCAGTCCGTTGCCGGTGCCGACCCAGATTTCGCCGGCCTTGAGCGTCGACGGCGCGAGTGACTGGATCGAACCGCCGACCACCGGTCCGCTGCGACGACCGGGAACGGCGATCTGCGTGGAATCGGTGCCGACAGTGTGGCGGACGGTGAGATCGGGCGAGAGGTGACGCCACGTCCTGGCGCTGTCACTCGATGCCATCACGTATTGCGCGCCCATGTAGAGCAGATGCGGATTCTGTGGCGAGAAGACCAGCGGCGGCGCGCCGCCGAACCGATCGGTGGGCGTCGGCGTGTAGAGGATCGCAATCTCGCTGGTCTTCCGGTCGAACCGCTGCAGCACATGGTACCACCCCTGATCGTACACCCAGCGCGGGTTGAGCGGATCGGTCGCGATGAATCCGTTCTCGAAGCCGCCGACCGGAGTCCAGTCGCTGGGACGGATCTGGCCGAAGTCGCTCCGGCTCACCACGCAGGCGTCACCGCTGTCCTGCTGCGGACCGCAGACGTGATACGGAAAATCGTTGTCAGTCGACACTCGGTAGAACTGACCGTTCCGCATGTTGTACCAGCCGTTCCACGTCTCGCCGCCGTCGACCGAAATCGTCGGCCCCTGATCGGCACCGGCGATCATCCGCCGAGGGTTGGTCGGATCAATCCACAGCAACCGGATATCCGCACCGCTCGGCGCTCCCATGTACGAAACGAAATGCTTGCCGCCATCGAGCGAGCGGTACATCGACGTGCCCATCAGGTAGGCGACGTCGGGATTCTTCGGATCGGCGTAGATGTGACCGCCGGCGCTGGCTATGGCGGAGGTGCCGAGGGTCCATGACTCGCCGCCATCGTCGGAACGATAGAGACCGCCCGGACCGCCTCCGCCGCGCGCGCCGCCGCGGACTTCGCCGTAGAGGCGGTTGCCGTGCGTCCCCGATGCAACGGCGAGGGCGAAGCCTGCGGCGCCCGGCGGAAGCCCCTTCCCACCGATCGGCTTCCACGTCACGCCGCCGTCAGCCGATCGATAGATGCCAGTCGACGCGCCGCCGCTCGGTGCCGCTGGTGCGCCGCCACCGCGACCACCGGCGCCCGCGCGCTGCATCGTGGCGTAGATGATCGATGGATCGTCGAAGTCGTAGCTGAGATCGGAGGCGCCGGTGGCGTCGTCACCGAGAACGCGCGTCCAGTCGTGACCACCGTCGGTCGAGCGATACACGCCGCGCTCGTGATCACCGGGAGGTTCGGCGCCACGCCCACCCTGCACCGCCACGAGCACAGTATTGGCCTGCCGCGGATCAACGACGATCGCGCTGGTGTATTGCGAGTTGTGGAGGCCGATGTTGGTCCACGTCGCTCCGGCGTCGGTGGACTTGTAGACGCCGTCACCGGGAGTGAACGACCAGCCGGACGAATTGCCGGTGCCGACATACACTGTGTTCGGCGACGACGGCGCGACGGCAACGGCGCCGACCGACGCAACGTGGACGGAATCGAAGATCGGATTCCAGACGGTGCCGCCGTCGGTGGTCTTCCAGACGCCACCTTCCGGAAGACCGACGTAGTAGGTGTTGGGATCTCCCGGAATGCCGGCGACAGCTGCCACGTATCCCGAACGATTGGGACCGATCGATCTCCATCGCATACCGGCGTAGTAGTCGGGAGTGATCCCCTGCGCGGACGCGATGGCTGCAACGGTGACGGCAAGCGCGCCGGCGAGAGCGATGGAACGGGATGAAGCGCGGTACGGACGGGTGAGCGGCGGGATCACTGCGGCTCCTCAGGCAACTGAACGATTGCGGTCTGTGGGGGTGGGCCGCCGAAGTATCACGACCCACGCGGTTGTGCGCCAGCGATCTCTCCTCCCTTCCGCCGGCGAGAGCGCGCTGCATATTGGAGCTACCCCCGACGTCATCTCTCGCCTTCCTCCGACTGGAGCAGTTTCAGTGCGCACCGTCGCCCTTCGATTTGGCTTCGTCACGCTCCTGTTGTCATCTGTCGTTCAGCTTTCGCCAGCGCAGTCACCCGAGATGTACTCCGAGATGCACTGGCGAGAAATCGGACCGACCCGTGCCGGCCGCGCGCGCGCGCTGGCGGGGGTGCCGAACCAGCCGAACGTCTTCTACATCGGGTTCGACAATGGCGGGGTGTGGCGATCGACCGATTACGGCTCC encodes:
- a CDS encoding DUF305 domain-containing protein, with translation MNRSGRFYAAVLAAVVGLAGTRWQPAAAQAASTAPSASPRPPVFPQLYPVTPEDVNFVTGMIAHHSQAIVMAKWAPTHGASEDIQTLCSRIINAQTDEIALMQRWLQDRHQPVPEAKPVPMKMMMNGVETEMLMPGMLTDEQMKQLDAARGTDFDHLFLRFMIQHHRGAVQMVTDLFAAGAGQDEGVFKMANDIQADQTTEINRMARMFLTMPGV